One window from the genome of Salvia miltiorrhiza cultivar Shanhuang (shh) chromosome 7, IMPLAD_Smil_shh, whole genome shotgun sequence encodes:
- the LOC130995638 gene encoding uncharacterized protein LOC130995638 — MECNRDEAVRAKEVAERKFLARDMKGAKKFALKAQNLYPELEGISQMVMTLEIYISAEEEKLNGESNWYGVLGLTPLADDESIRKQYRKLALLLHPDKNRSIGAEGAFQFISQAWNLLSDKSMKTAYDQRCGRLLQQRNQGKNDGPSPPGTQNGFYNFANTAQKGNNSKRNPSAVPHPPRKKERHTFWTVCHRCKMQYEYLRMYLNHNLLCPNCHEAYFAVEIDPPSTKSSKISQTSNSQRRKSQQASDTCRNNSGTHHTTGNNGSKPNNFQWVPFSEPSGAQTAAQAANMVQQAYEKVKRERQKAQAAARREEALRRKNIASKRAIGGESFRNSEASKRRKGAEDCGVNKDKLKQANCESGTIHQVDISGSKQDIFQKLESSRNVVRRVDIKHIVMEKARDEIQRKLEKCTSAPVVRNVTSEDNLINKSENETSTKIDTHVTHGFMSTQNKPCESLEAEKQLPLNRLGSRSSDSYLDEKQVEKMCIDVLEPDFHDFDKSRTENCLGANQVWAVYDDDDGMPRHYAMIQNVISLNPFKVSMSWLSSTTHSRLGKGSWFVSGFLRTYGEFGVGRHEICDSIDCFSHKVRWTKYSSKTILIFPRKGDVWALYRNWSPEWNELTEHKLMLKYDMVEVLEDCDEELGAIVIPLVKVAGFKAVFHQHFDPREIRRIPKEELSRFSHQVPSHLLTGQEGSKSPKGCLELDPAAIPSQFLQLMSDIETIELVESDEEIETVKAVDCDGVTGTNVVEGVS, encoded by the coding sequence ATGGAGTGCAACAGAGACGAGGCTGTGAGAGCGAAAGAAGTTGCTGAGAGGAAGTTTCTGGCAAGGGACATGAAGGGGGCGAAGAAGTTCGCTCTCAAGGCTCAGAATTTGTATCCTGAACTAGAAGGCATTTCTCAAATGGTGATGACGCTTGAGATCTATATTTCCGCTGAAGAGGAGAAACTAAATGGAGAATCGAATTGGTATGGTGTGCTTGGTTTGACCCCTTTAGCCGATGATGAGTCAATAAGAAAACAGTATCGGAAACTAGCTCTTCTGCTTCATCCTGATAAAAACAGGTCTATCGGGGCTGAAGGGGCGTTTCAATTTATCTCCCAAGCATGGAATTTATTGTCAGATAAGTCCATGAAAACAGCATATGATCAGAGGTGTGGTAGGCTACTTCAGCAGAGAAATCAAGGTAAGAATGATGGTCCTTCACCACCGGGGACACAAAATGGATTCTACAACTTTGCAAACACTGCTCAAAAGGGTAATAACAGTAAGAGGAATCCTTCAGCTGTTCCTCATCCACCTCGCAAGAAGGAACGTCATACGTTTTGGACTGTCTGCCATCGTTGTAAAATGCAATATGAATATCTTAGGATGTATCTCAATCACAACCTTCTCTGCCCCAATTGCCATGAGGCCTACTTTGCAGTTGAAATTGATCCTCCATCTACTAAGAGTTCTAAGATATCTCAGACAAGCAATTCTCAGCGACGGAAGAGCCAGCAGGCATCTGATACTTGTAGAAACAACTCAGGCACTCATCACACAACAGGCAATAATGGATCCAAGCCGAATAATTTCCAGTGGGTTCCCTTCTCTGAGCCCAGTGGTGCTCAAACTGCTGCGCAAGCAGCTAATATGGTTCAGCAGGCGTATGAGAAAGTCAAACGGGAAAGGCAGAAAGCACAAGCTGCTGCAAGAAGAGAGGAGGCATTGCGACGGAAAAATATTGCGTCCAAAAGAGCAATAGGTGGGGAATCCTTCAGGAACTCCGAAGCTTCCAAGAGAAGAAAAGGGGCTGAAGATTGTGGTGTGAACAAAGACAAACTGAAACAGGCGAACTGCGAAAGTGGCACGATTCACCAAGTAGATATTTCTGGCAGTAAGCAGGATATTTTTCAGAAACTTGAAAGCAGTCGTAATGTTGTACGCCGTGTTGACATCAAACATATAGTGATGGAGAAGGCTCGTGATGAAATACAAAGAAAACTCGAGAAATGCACCTCAGCTCCTGTGGTGAGGAATGTAACCAGTGAGGATAACCTTATAAATAAGAGTGAAAACGAAACTTCAACCAAAATTGATACTCATGTTACTCATGGCTTCATGAGCACTCAGAACAAACCCTGTGAGTCATTGGAGGCTGAGAAGCAACTCCCTCTGAATAGACTGGGTTCCAGGTCTTCAGACTCTTATCTGGATGAGAAACAGGTTGAGAAAATGTGTATCGATGTCCTGGAACCTGACTTTCATGATTTTGATAAGAGTAGAACAGAGAACTGTTTGGGTGCCAACCAAGTGTGGGCTgtgtatgatgatgatgatgggaTGCCCCGGCACTATGCCATGATTCAGAATGTGATATCTCTAAATCCCTTCAAGGTGAGCATGAGCTGGCTCAGTTCCACAACCCATAGCAGACTAGGGAAAGGAAGCTGGTTTGTAAGTGGCTTTTTGAGAACATACGGGGAGTTTGGAGTTGGCAGACATGAAATTTGCGACTCAATAGACTGTTTCTCACACAAGGTCAGATGGACAAAATACTCTTCTAAGACCATTCTAATATTTCCTCGAAAAGGGGATGTTTGGGCTTTGTACAGGAATTGGTCCCCTGAGTGGAATGAGCTCACCGAACACAAATTAATGCTCAAATACGACATGGTTGAAGTACTTGAAGACTGTGATGAGGAGCTGGGCGCAATAGTCATTCCCTTGGTTAAAGTTGCTGGCTTTAAAGCTGTTTTCCATCAGCATTTTGACCCAAGGGAAATACGAAGGATCCCTAAGGAAGAACTTTCTCGTTTTTCTCACCAGGTGCCTTCCCATTTGCTTACTGGCCAAGAAGGATCGAAGTCGCCTAAGGGCTGTCTTGAGTTGGATCCAGCAGCCATTCCTTCTCAATTTCTTCAACTTATGTCAGACATTGAAACAATTGAGCTAGTGGAGAGTGATGAGGAGATAGAGACCGTGAAGGCAGTTGACTGTGATGGTGTTACCGGCACCAATGTGGTAGAAGGAGTTTCATGA
- the LOC130993902 gene encoding transcription factor MYB60-like: MGRRSFESKGEAILGTFELEGEAGDGSSNSGNGDGGVADRLEQEEGSGEWLSPETRRKSCLGRWKNYLKLGIKKGSLTQDEQSLVVHLQAKHDNKRKKIAAEVPGRTAKRLGKKWWEVFKDKQQREHKDNNKEALDPILDSKYDHLLETFGEKLVNSITMPPTPNGGGTFLQHTDPSPAPLSREVVWREEILERAFLVHSIF; the protein is encoded by the exons ATGGGAAGGAGAAGCTTTGAATCGAAAGGGGAGGCCATCCTTGGAA CCTTTGAATTGGAAGGGGAGGCTGGTGATGGCTCGTCGAATTCTGGAAATGGTGACGGCGGCGTGGCGGACCGCCTAGAGCAGGAAGAAGGCAGTGGAGAATGGCTC TCACCGGAAACTCGCCGGAAATCTTGTCTCGGGAGGTGGAAGAACTATCTCAAGCTGGGCATCAAGAAAGGCTCCCTCACCCAAGATGAGCAGTCTCTCGTCGTCCATCTTCAGGCAAAGCACGACAACAAACGGAAAAAGATCGCAGCTGAGGTCCCCGGCCGCACTGCCAAGCGTCTAGGGAAGAAGTGGTGGGAGGTCTTCAAGGACAAGCAGCAGCGCGAGCACAAGGATAACAACAAGGAGGCCCTCGACCCCATACTCGACTCCAAATACGACCACCTCTTGGAGACTTTTGGTGAGAAGCTCGTGAATTCCATCACAATGCCGCCAACTCCCAATGGTGGTGGCACATTCCTCCAACACACCGATCCGTCCCCTGCTCCCTTGTCTAGGGAAGTCGTGTGGAGAGAAGAGATTTTAGAGAGGGCATTCCTTGTTCATTCGATTTTTTAG